gctttaaaaaaaatggcGAATTTGGTTGTTTTAGTGCAGGGTGTGAGATGTTGGCTTCTGCGGACTCAAAGGCGGATTCTGCAGGCAGCGGCGCTTGAGCCACATCCGGGTGAGTTAGCGGCTAGCTAAACGATGCTAACACGAGCagacgttttttttgtttgtttgtttttaaacactTCCACAGCACTCCTTTTTTCGTCTCTGATTCATACATTGTTTGGATCCCCTGAAATtagttatttttaattattttgaaaTTTCTTAACTAAATAACTGTCAAGTTATTATTTAGAAAAAATGCTCAACGTACTGCTTTTCTCTTCAATTTTTCAAAAAAGCTTTATTGGCATGGCaaacaataatattaataagTCACAACGAGGTTGGATCAAATGTAGTTCAAGACCAATAATAAATACAGACAAGTGTATAAAATTCTTgaaacatttgactttttttttattattaatacacTACGTTTTATTGATACAGTTTAATCTCCAGTATCTCATGGTGACAGCAGGCACATTGATATTTATCTGCTGGAGGAGCTGCTGGCCGTCATGTTGGTGTTTTTGGGATGCAGCCTGTAAATGTGTCGGAAACATCAAACAAAACAATCTTTAAACTGGAGCTGAAAGAATCCTTTTGATTTTTGAAAAATTGACAAGTATTTTGATTATTGACTTCACTCAGAACCTCTCAAGCAgaatttaaatattttttgaATAATGTGTTCTGTGTatcggcagcacggtggcttagtggttagcactgttgcctcacagcgagaaggtcatgggattcccacctgtggcctttctttgtggagttggcgtgttctctccgtgtttgtgtgggtttccgcttggtgcttcggcttcctcccacatccaaagacatgtaggttaggtggactggaaactttaaattgtccgtaggtgtgcatgtgggtgtgaatgtgtttgtttgtctatatgtggccctgcaaccctgtccagggtgaaccccacctcacgttctgtgactgctgggataggctccgccccCCTGGCGACCCTTCATTGGAGAAGCGATTGATGAGTGAGTGTTCTGTGTAGTAATTAGAATATGGACAAGCTTTTGCACTCCACAACCTGTCATTTCCAGAAGGGAGAACTTTAACTTCTTGTCTGTCTTGTATCTTTGGAAATTAGTTGTCTCTAGGGTTTTAGACTGTCTGCCACCTTTGGCTCTGGGAAATAAGAAGGGCTGTTAGTTCTTCTACATTTTACAGACTGATTATTGTTTTGTGGAATTATAATCAACccattaattaataaataataataattacttgcAGCCCTTATGAGGTGAAAATACTTTCTTGTGTTCAGTCCCGTCACTGGCAGTGAATGGTCCCGGTCTCCAACCtcagatccatcctcagcatcaagAAGAGCAGGAGAGTCCCGAGCACCCCCCTGGCATTCTGGATGGCTTCATGTGGATGGCAGCACCCAAATCGAGGCGCAGTATAGAGGTCAACCGTACCAGGAGGAGATCTGAGTCCAAACTCATTAAAGTCAAGGTACTGTAGCGGGCCCCTGATGCATCATCTTAAAGGAGTGTGTCAACTATATGATGACATGCCTTTcagtttgtttggtttgtttctaCTGTATGTAACAGAGAGATAAATTTGGAAATCCTTGTGCAACTAGAGACTGTTATGacaatagttgtacaaaatgatgGGGATTTGGGCACTTCaaagacttttatttaaaaacaaggtAATTTCAGTGGTATTTGGCTCAAGTCTGTTCCTTTTCTCTGTTACTAcatctccagttttggagaagaccctCTCACATGGCACAGAAGTTGGTGGCATATAAAGATAGATTTTGGgcagcttgtaaagagttggataaacagctgcctccacCCTCCCTATCTCTCCTTTCCACACACTCTCAGACATTCACTATACAGACTATCACACAAACTCTTTCTAATTTTCTTGCGCTTACTTTACACTTATCCACTAATTAACCTACTAATCTTTCCTTGTATTTGTACTTAATATGTGTAAGTGTGTAAATCAGTATGTATAATGTCTGAATATCTATGTGCTAAAGTGAGTGTATAAATGTATAATGATTTATCTAATGAAATGCTAATCTGACCTAAATATCGCTCTCGCTGTCTTGTTGTCACTTGTGGAAACTATAGTAATAATGCACGTCAGAACGCTCCTCTCAAATAACCCATTAAGAATAGAGGGATTGTGCCCATTTGTAAGCACTGCGAGAATTTGACAAGTCCCGCCTTGAATTCAAATGGGTGTGACGCATCGCAGATACGCGTGTGGCGTAACAAAGCTTCATTTGAGGGGGTCGCATCATTTTTTGCAGGGTGAAGCGAGGCATCGAAACATTTTATAGCAACAGTTCTGCTTTTAAAGATCAATAATGTTGAGCCGTCTGCTTCAAGCATAACATCAgtagtatttggcacaagttttacaccgaatgcccttcctgacccaactccagttttatctgcagaaacacacacagcccctggtgttccaaagatgTCTCCTTTCCATGTACCAActaggccccacactgcttagcttctgagatctgatgggctcaggcttacacagagcagactgcctTACCATAACTAATTTGTAGTACTGATGAAAAAATTGTATCGTCCTCATTCTCACAAACTACCCAACACTTAATTTTgggttttattttcctgtttattTCATTCTGTATTCAGCTGCATAGAAAATATTGTGTTTCTCTGCACGGTTGTTGGCACATGTGATGGCGTGCACTGCAACCAGCGGGTGTCAGACATGTTTATGGGACATTACCTATGTAATGTTATTACTATCGACTAAACAAAGTGGATTTTTCTGATTgatctcatgtatcaaagttcacCACATTTTAAGCGGTTTATCCGCCGTTGTTTGTCTTTTGACGCTGGAGACGGTACAAGATGATGCCATCTATTCGGACCGATTTTTGTATTCTATTAATACAATATTGGGAGGTACATTACTGTGTTATGGATAATTTGCCATTCCAAGCGTAGGTGCAATCCACAGGATTAATTTGCATATCCATTCTACAGAAAGCTGTTTGCTGAGCTGGGAAATGTCAattgttccaggttcaaatcctacccctgtcacatttctccatgtaatgtggatttgcatcaggaagggcatctggtgtaaaacctgtgccaattcaacatgcagatccaccttagatttgctgtcgcgaccccgagtgcaaacaagggagcagccgaagggacttacttaccacaTATTTAACCTTTTAAGTTGATGCATCAAACTCGCTCCTCAGTGGCTTAAACTACCAAAGGTGAAAAAAACCTCTGCATATTCCCTCTGTGTCTTTGGTACTAATGTGTTGCATCTCTGACTGTCCACAAAACAGCTCTATATTTCTTTGCatccatttctctctctctctctctctctctcagaccaACATTGAGGTGTGTCCACAGTGTGGCCACCTGAAACAGAAGCACATCCTGTGTAGCTTCTGCTACGAAAAAGTGCGTATCGAGACGGGTTTAATCCGTAAGAAGATCGCCGAGATGGAAGGCGGCCCTCTGAGAGCGCCAACGGTCGAGACTGTCATCATGTACGAGGGCGAAACTCCGAGCGAGAAAGACAAAGACAAGAGGATAGTGGAGAGACCCAGGAAACGTCCCATCTGGTTCCACTGACTGCTTACAACAGCTGGATGTGTTGTTGCGCAAACATATTGTAGTAAAAGTCGAGAATTCAGTACAGGAAGGAACGATGCATCAGTTGTCAGTGGAAACGTGCTACAGGTCAGTTATCTCTGAACACACCTTTCTGTTTAAGgtaaataaataacatttaatTGAGGCTAAAATTATATCTGTtggaaaaataaactttttttttcctccactgtAGCAATATGTCTCGGTTTTTTTAACCCCTAAACTTAAAAGAACTACTACATATTAGTAAGACATTGACTTGGGTAATTTTGTCCATATACGAGCTCATTTCAAGCTGCGTGTAACTTCAAAACCATGCGGTTAGAGAATGAAGTGTCTCCTTCGGCTGAATCAGGGTTGTGTGAATTTgagtttgacaatgtaaacattttttacacagaaaataaataattatttgtctgatttatTTGATTTCTGTGCATAAATGATGTCTCAACTGACTCCccctacttttttgggggggttggctAAATTAATGGAACATGTGGGGCagcaatagctcagttggtagatGGAGCTGTTTTATGACCGAAGAGTTGGCGGTTCGAATTcggctcccaaccagtcaaaaaatctgcatattgccgttttgtcctttggcaagacacttaacccaccttgcctgtgtatgaatgaggtggtggttggAGGGGCCGTAGGCGTagaatggcagccacgcttcTGTCAGTTTGCACTGGGGCAGCTATGGCTACACTACTAGCTTAACACCAccaatgtgtgtgaatgaatgaataatgcaacttgtaaagcgctttgcatGTCTTGAAAAGTGCTCAATAAATCCAAGTAATTATTACTAAGAATCCTTTCCACCTGGTTGTGTGGGTTATGGCCCACGAGAATCCTGTATttgcgtctttaatctggttttaaagAGCAGCAACCTGCACTTATCTCAAGTCATCATTTGCCAGAACCGGTTGTGGTTTCATGAAgctgatatttttttttcccccctctcccAATGTTTtccttgtttaccatgttaatcaTCTCAAAGCATATTGCCCGGCTGTCAGattttgcaggattttaaaccatgggtATAAATAAGAATAgtaggatggatggatgaatgatcaTTTAGGGTTAGTTTATTATAATTTTGAGGAAATTCAAAATTTTATTGCAACAGTAATGTCTATTTTTATTATGACCTCTTATGGTCCACCTGCAGTCCCTTTGTGGTCCACCAGGAGGCTGGGGCCCAcaccattgatttctatttaatccactacatGGTGGATGCAGCTTGCaagctgttgccagcagctgccatcttgcttagcgttcGTTATTCCTCATCGTCAGGCTttagattaaatgcagttttgtgcagcgtttaggggaggtgatgctggtctagtggttaaagcgttgggcttgagaccagaggatccttggttcaaatcccagcctgactggaaaatcactaagggccctgtaACAGCAATATTCTGTCAGAGCAAATTTCTATattgattgatttctatttatgtgtgGCTGTAAGACACTAACCAAGATGGCAGCATTCTGGCAACAACCAGCAAATGAGCGGTTCACCCTGATCCTCCATCTACtgagtaaatagaaatctatGACCCACACACATAGTTTTATTAATAAATGTATACACCCACCTCCTAGGGAATCCTCCTGCCATCTgttttctgaacccacttattccagaagAAGTGAGATGAAGACCATCTCCTGTTCACATGGTAACTGGAGGTTGAGGTTTGTGtcttgtgtcatgcttagttgtcatgttacagggcaacataatgtcacgtcatagaatccaatggatgtcgaccttgtttgacctttactttggagaccaaacattcaacacagtcaaaactatttcatttatttgttttatttcaaccaataacttgcatcattttttactgaaattaacttttgacccctgtccaaactgaaactgacctctgtcaccatttttgctgtttttaccccataactctataacattcagtcgtagataatccaaactatacctttttggaatagttacaatcagacaaataatgtagtatatttTTCAACACGGTTGAAGCATTTTTCCATTTTGACCTCTGTCTAATTCTTCATTGCCCCctccctggctacagctaccaccctggggtggttattgtacattttttgtgtaggctatggtacactgaggctggattctaagtgtcgtttcgtcACCTTatgtggtactgattaggtccaAATTGgtgactggctcatagactatTAACTGGAGATGATAAGCTgagttatatatacacacacactcatgtttTAGGAATAACTGTGTAACGGGACCAATGCTGAGCTCACATCACCTGATGACATTTTTCCACTCtataaatgtacaacccctggcaaaaattatggaatcaccggcctcggaggatgttcattcagagtgtctgaaatgcatttgtcctgtcgtgaacgtctgagattaccttatgctacccataatgcattgctgcctggcacagcatgtgctcacaacctTAAAAataagcacattactttaaaacgaaaacatatatgtgatagtttcactttataaacttcagacatgacaattttaaataacttgtctaaaatgagtggttaaaatttgaaccataagttaaacatgtatgccgctggatgacttggtgacattgcgattgtattatggtgttaaaggaaataactttttttttgttactagttcTCCTTTGATTACAAACAGATTGGGTTctatttgcagagggtagaacaacctGCCTGTTAAGAAACTTTAAACAGGTaggttttaacagttttaaaaacgtttttcactgttcatcttagtttagtacggttatcggtctaaaagttatcggacggtaattcatcggaagataattactccaatgatggtttttaaatttatctaaaaagataatccggtaatgaaaacattatcttcgataattatctgttatcggattatcggaagtgtccCACCACTGACTTTAGCACACATGCAAAGTATTCATACATTCATGTTTCCTTATTCATTACAAAGCTCCTGTTAACTTTCATTGAAAACTAGACGGGACAGTACAGAATAAAGTCAACAAAGACCACAAACATTCTACTGCTTTCAATACATATTGTAAGCAGCAGTACACAAAACACTGAACAAAAAGACCCCCCCAAACATAATCATACCAAATACTCCCATCACCAAATTCACATAAAAAAAGTGTTTCTGACAAGGTGTTTTTATTTCATGGCTGCTGTGTTCAGCACAGTGGTTTTGTCCGATTATTATGAAGGAAATTTACTTATCAGCAGATGCTGATACCAGATGTGCATCATCTAGTACAGCTTGTCATTTTTGTTGGTACATTCCTCCCAAGTGttttggctgatttccaccaaacttgctcTGTAGTCAAGGGTCAACACAGGAATTACCCTTAAATGGTTTGTTTTTGGTAAAGGTCATTGGGATTAAAGGTCacaatttccaccaaacatgtATGTGGTTTCCTGAACTGCCCAGGGGATGTCaaatttgacaaaggtcaatcactggggtccaGGTCATGTCTGGTTGTTTGCAGACTCTGGAATTGCCCTCAAAGGGTTCATTTCAGCAAATGTCAATGTGGTCAAAGTCATGGAATTAGATTTTCCTcctaatttggaccaaatgtctCAAATGTAGGTGGACTCCAAAATGGCTTTCTTAAGGTCAACCAAAGATTAGAGATTCAGGTCAAGATCATtcaagtcaaaggtcaaatttcCACAGTCTGTGATGGACTCACACACAGAAATCTGGTGATGATCAAAGAGAACTGCAATCTATGGGAACTCAGAGTGCCTGGAGTACCagaggtttggacacactttcccatttgtCCAACTGTTTGATTGGTAGCTAATACTAGAGCTCCTTGCAAAATCCTATTGTGGGACATGATgacaaccaacctgttgcttatattggTAGATACCGAGTGGCACCTTTGGCATCCCATTGTTTTAACTGACAGGTGCCATATTGTTTCGAGAGTGATCGCACACTGATTGtaccacacatcacacacacacctcagagGGGGAGTTGGATGTGTGGTTTTACTCTACAGCAGGTTTCACAATGACAGGATGCTGTGCATATAATACAAAAATTAAACCAAAAACAGATATAAGATGTATACATACCCTGCAACTGCAGAAAGGAGAAAAATATGGGAAAACATGGTCAAGAGAATTGGATGGAAAGCAACGTTCAGCTCATGTCTCTGTCAGGCAAGTCCATGATCAAGCTTCTACAATGCGTAGACCCAGCCCTTCAGGCTTTTAGATCATAATTATGGCTATCAAAATAATGTAATTTAGATTACTTATTTAGTCTATCACGTCAAAAAATTATAATTCAATTAATCTCATCAGTGCCGGGCCAGAAGTACGTATTTTTAATGGCACCAATGAAAAACAACCACCAAATGTCATTATTCTGGAAATCATTGACTTCAGTGCATTGGCAGAAAGGTGCGGGATAAACAGCTATGTTCTAATTATTTGTTGCTCTGCTGTGCATACAAGTCAAACATCTGTTAATTGCTTTTCTTGTtgaagtaacttgctttaataaaTGTCATAAGGAGGTCTATAATGTGGGCttttgtgtgtgcgcatgtgctaAGTAGAGTTTTACGGTGAAATGCTCATTAGGCCTTAAACAATCGTTAATTAAACGCAGTTGCTGACCTCAAACAACAAACTAACAAATGTGTTTTCCAGATCTAAATGAACCCTACTTGGAGATGATAAAA
The Thalassophryne amazonica chromosome 7, fThaAma1.1, whole genome shotgun sequence genome window above contains:
- the mrpl32 gene encoding 39S ribosomal protein L32, mitochondrial — protein: MANLVVLVQGVRCWLLRTQRRILQAAALEPHPVPSLAVNGPGLQPQIHPQHQEEQESPEHPPGILDGFMWMAAPKSRRSIEVNRTRRRSESKLIKVKTNIEVCPQCGHLKQKHILCSFCYEKVRIETGLIRKKIAEMEGGPLRAPTVETVIMYEGETPSEKDKDKRIVERPRKRPIWFH